A stretch of the Haloarcula ordinaria genome encodes the following:
- a CDS encoding DUF7382 domain-containing protein, with the protein MFEALRRDDRAIEGLPIRLVIALVVGVACLSVMMSTISGMETLQVTEVDVEPEPEVTAPGPQNVTVTVVDPDGGPVAGATVVAMGGTATLSGVATAETNARGNATFSLSPSLGPNQREGTVTFDVKPPAGSNYRDDRSNTALLVVGS; encoded by the coding sequence ATGTTCGAGGCACTGCGGCGCGACGACCGCGCCATCGAGGGACTGCCGATTCGACTGGTCATCGCGCTCGTCGTGGGCGTCGCCTGCTTGAGCGTGATGATGAGTACGATTTCGGGGATGGAGACGCTACAGGTCACCGAGGTCGACGTCGAACCCGAGCCGGAGGTGACGGCCCCAGGGCCACAGAACGTGACCGTCACCGTCGTCGACCCCGATGGTGGGCCGGTCGCGGGGGCGACGGTCGTCGCGATGGGCGGAACGGCGACCCTCTCGGGGGTGGCGACGGCCGAGACGAACGCCCGCGGGAACGCCACGTTCTCGCTCTCGCCCTCGCTCGGGCCGAACCAGCGGGAGGGGACCGTCACGTTCGACGTGAAACCGCCCGCCGGGAGCAACTACCGGGACGACCGGTCGAACACGGCCCTGCTGGTGGTCGGGTCGTGA
- a CDS encoding protein-L-isoaspartate O-methyltransferase family protein has protein sequence MDPAVLRDDMVASLEHDSKSVVHSDWLSTAMRAVPREAFVGDEQAYSDRPFERLGTRVLAPNTAARLLEALDPNADDSVLVVGAGVGYTAAVLAEHVGAANVQAIDITRRLVIEARSNLAEAGYKAVLVDCRDGAGGLPEYAPYDRILVEAAAIEPPRALVEQLAPDGQLVMPLGASQQTLAIVTPDGVSQRLGSVAFQPMLVDGEQADTVERNRTRREDREHARRSAQSRNGWEQEWIDWDR, from the coding sequence ATGGACCCGGCGGTACTGCGGGACGATATGGTCGCGAGCCTGGAACACGACAGCAAGAGCGTCGTGCACAGCGACTGGCTCTCGACTGCGATGCGAGCAGTGCCGCGCGAGGCGTTCGTCGGCGACGAGCAGGCCTACTCCGACCGGCCGTTCGAGCGCCTCGGGACCCGCGTACTCGCGCCCAACACCGCCGCCAGGCTGCTCGAAGCGCTCGACCCCAACGCTGACGACTCGGTGCTCGTCGTCGGCGCGGGCGTGGGCTACACCGCCGCCGTGCTCGCCGAACACGTCGGCGCCGCAAACGTACAGGCCATCGACATCACCCGCCGGCTGGTCATCGAAGCACGGTCGAACCTCGCGGAAGCGGGCTACAAGGCCGTCCTCGTCGACTGTCGGGACGGCGCCGGCGGCCTCCCGGAGTACGCCCCCTACGACCGCATTCTCGTCGAGGCGGCGGCCATCGAACCCCCGCGTGCGCTGGTCGAGCAGCTGGCGCCGGACGGCCAGCTCGTGATGCCGCTCGGTGCCAGCCAGCAGACGCTCGCCATCGTGACGCCCGACGGCGTCAGCCAGCGCCTGGGGAGCGTCGCCTTCCAGCCGATGCTCGTCGACGGCGAGCAGGCCGACACCGTCGAGCGCAACCGGACGCGCCGGGAGGACCGTGAACACGCCCGGCGGTCGGCGCAGTCCCGGAACGGCTGGGAGCAAGAGTGGATCGACTGGGACCGGTAG
- a CDS encoding protein-L-isoaspartate(D-aspartate) O-methyltransferase: protein MPDWGRQRAALAERLGRSGQFDEAVVDALAAVPRHRFVPESRREASYKDHPLPIGEGQTISAPHMVVRMLDLLDLQHGDTVLEIGTGCGYHAAVAAELVGPEHVYSVEYRASLAERARETLSSLGYGDVSIRVGDGKRGWPEHAPYERTYLTCAAPSLPQPVVEQTQPGGLVLAPVGRDRQRLVSARRHPDGSLSTDTHGAVRFVRLQ, encoded by the coding sequence ATGCCCGACTGGGGGCGACAGCGAGCGGCGCTCGCCGAGCGCCTCGGCCGGAGCGGCCAGTTCGACGAGGCCGTCGTCGACGCGCTCGCTGCGGTTCCGCGACACCGCTTCGTCCCCGAATCACGTCGTGAGGCTTCGTACAAGGACCACCCGCTCCCCATCGGCGAGGGCCAGACCATCTCGGCGCCCCACATGGTCGTCAGGATGCTCGACCTGCTGGACCTCCAGCACGGCGACACCGTCCTCGAAATCGGTACCGGCTGTGGGTACCACGCCGCCGTCGCCGCCGAACTCGTCGGCCCGGAGCACGTCTACAGCGTCGAGTACCGGGCGTCGCTCGCCGAGCGTGCCCGCGAGACGCTCTCGTCGCTCGGCTACGGCGACGTCTCGATACGCGTCGGCGACGGGAAACGCGGCTGGCCCGAACACGCCCCGTACGAGCGCACCTACCTGACCTGTGCGGCGCCGTCGTTACCGCAGCCCGTCGTCGAGCAGACCCAGCCCGGCGGGCTGGTGCTCGCGCCGGTCGGCCGCGACCGACAGCGACTCGTCAGCGCTCGGCGCCATCCCGATGGCTCGCTGTCGACCGATACCCACGGCGCCGTGCGGTTCGTCCGGTTGCAGTAG